Proteins encoded within one genomic window of Patescibacteria group bacterium:
- the smpB gene encoding SsrA-binding protein SmpB — protein sequence MILAENNKGRFDYEVLKTWEAGIVLFGHEVKSVRAKQIKLRGSFVTITIDPKTTKPQVSLLNCHISKYTKAGPLPTYKPDRTRSLILHQKEISSIYGQIAQKGLTLIPLKVYTRGTKIKVEIALVKGKKKFDKKETIKKRDIDRDVRRQLKYK from the coding sequence ATGATATTAGCAGAAAATAACAAAGGAAGATTTGATTACGAAGTGCTAAAAACCTGGGAAGCAGGTATCGTTTTATTTGGTCATGAGGTCAAAAGCGTTCGCGCTAAACAAATCAAGTTGCGAGGATCTTTTGTTACTATAACCATTGACCCCAAAACCACTAAACCTCAGGTGTCTTTGCTTAATTGTCATATCTCCAAATACACAAAAGCCGGACCCTTGCCGACTTATAAACCCGACCGAACCAGAAGTCTGATACTCCACCAAAAGGAAATTAGCTCAATTTATGGTCAAATTGCCCAAAAAGGCTTGACATTAATCCCCCTTAAAGTGTATACTAGGGGCACTAAAATTAAAGTGGAAATTGCTTTAGTTAAAGGTAAAAAGAAGTTTGACAAAAAAGAAACCATCAAAAAACGTGATATCGACCGCGACGTCCGCAGGCAATTGAAATATAAATAA
- a CDS encoding AI-2E family transporter, with the protein MSKPVKVTISTISLLKVVAVALAFWFLYDIRAVIAILFVAIILTSALEPTVSWFAKKKIPRIFGVLVIYIILASFVSSLVILILPPAIHQIQNLAADFPAHWSKISSSFSFLQDYSDRYNVSDGVQTTLDQLENFLTQRSSGLFDTLTGIFGGIFSFIIILVLTFYLLLEESAAKRTLRLVTPAKYQPYLTRLLFRMQNKIGLWLRGQIILSFIVGIIVFIGLSIFGIFYPVFGKYALVLAMLAFLLEFIPYLGPILAAIPAIFIGLAQSLPLAGFILAFYCLMQWSENNILVPQVMKRAVGLNPIIVITALMIGAKIGGIIGMVLAIPVATAIAVLMEDISGQFDEQDE; encoded by the coding sequence ATGTCAAAACCAGTAAAGGTTACAATATCTACAATTTCCCTTTTGAAAGTAGTGGCAGTCGCTCTGGCGTTTTGGTTTTTGTATGACATCAGGGCGGTTATCGCTATTTTGTTTGTGGCAATTATTTTAACTTCAGCCCTAGAGCCGACGGTCAGTTGGTTCGCTAAAAAAAAGATTCCCAGAATTTTTGGGGTTTTGGTTATTTATATTATTTTAGCGTCTTTTGTCAGCTCGTTGGTCATTTTGATTTTGCCTCCAGCCATTCATCAGATTCAGAATCTAGCGGCTGACTTTCCGGCTCATTGGTCTAAAATTTCTTCAAGTTTTTCTTTTTTGCAGGATTATTCAGATCGTTACAATGTTTCCGACGGGGTTCAGACGACATTGGATCAATTAGAAAATTTTTTGACTCAACGCAGTAGCGGTCTTTTTGACACTTTGACTGGTATTTTCGGAGGAATATTCTCTTTTATTATTATTTTGGTATTAACCTTTTATTTGTTACTTGAAGAAAGCGCGGCTAAAAGAACTCTGCGTTTGGTTACTCCAGCTAAATATCAACCATATTTAACTCGCCTGCTTTTTCGGATGCAAAATAAAATTGGTTTGTGGCTGCGAGGTCAGATAATTTTGTCTTTTATCGTCGGCATTATCGTTTTTATCGGTCTGAGTATATTTGGTATTTTTTATCCGGTTTTTGGCAAGTATGCTTTGGTCTTGGCAATGCTGGCGTTTTTACTGGAATTTATACCTTATCTAGGACCAATACTTGCCGCCATTCCGGCTATTTTTATTGGTCTAGCCCAATCACTGCCGTTGGCCGGATTTATTTTAGCTTTTTATTGTTTAATGCAATGGTCGGAAAACAATATTTTAGTTCCGCAGGTGATGAAAAGAGCAGTCGGTCTTAATCCTATTATTGTTATTACAGCTTTAATGATTGGTGCTAAAATCGGCGGAATTATTGGTATGGTACTTGCCATTCCGGTAGCCACGGCAATAGCGGTATTAATGGAAGATATTTCCGGGCAATTTGACGAACAGGATGAATAG
- a CDS encoding PDZ domain-containing protein, giving the protein MWKKIIPNDKSLKRTIVLSLVIALVFGLAAGIVGQIFAQKFIFNYLGESDELVKLNNNFYDLLAKYNFLNQENSDQSLEIVIRQSQNNQEANSVARQVTVGGWLDGLKQSTVNFFQYREVSSKDVLLSAYRSEDSLGRGVILTNDGWIITTKQVLSKTKGQYVAIGEKGDVYEIEKIITDPMTPVAFAKVSASNLVVLGFDKKINVSPGQTVLALDKNKGIKTSLLENINYRANKTNKDLIESAEILDSYYLPESDFEKVALGEAVTDQNGKLIGLVYALDGENVVLPLLNFSNKIDEALKNGKISRVKIGISYLDLGQMMINPEVEKKYQGLRRGVLVYKNISLGAIGVEKGSPAQKAGLQIGDVILKVEGEEINSENIFSRMIQEYGVGTVVELTVWREGREERINVTLEEFV; this is encoded by the coding sequence ATGTGGAAAAAAATAATTCCTAATGACAAGAGTTTAAAGAGAACAATAGTTTTGAGTCTGGTCATAGCTTTGGTTTTTGGTTTGGCGGCGGGTATTGTTGGACAGATTTTTGCTCAAAAATTTATTTTTAATTATCTGGGGGAGAGCGATGAGTTGGTAAAACTAAACAACAATTTTTACGATCTGCTTGCTAAATATAATTTTTTAAATCAGGAAAATAGCGATCAATCTTTAGAGATAGTTATTCGTCAATCGCAAAATAATCAGGAAGCAAATAGTGTCGCTCGGCAAGTAACAGTAGGTGGCTGGCTTGATGGCTTAAAACAAAGCACGGTCAATTTTTTTCAGTATCGGGAAGTATCTAGCAAAGACGTTTTACTCAGCGCTTATCGCAGTGAGGATAGCCTGGGTCGTGGAGTGATACTGACTAATGATGGTTGGATAATCACGACTAAACAAGTTTTAAGCAAAACTAAAGGTCAATATGTGGCGATCGGCGAAAAGGGAGATGTTTATGAGATAGAAAAAATAATTACCGATCCAATGACTCCCGTAGCCTTTGCAAAGGTGTCGGCAAGCAATTTGGTTGTTCTGGGTTTTGATAAAAAAATAAACGTTTCACCCGGGCAAACAGTTTTAGCTTTAGATAAAAATAAAGGTATCAAAACTTCTTTACTGGAAAATATCAATTATCGAGCAAATAAAACTAATAAAGATTTAATAGAGAGCGCAGAAATTTTAGATAGCTATTATTTGCCTGAATCAGATTTTGAAAAAGTCGCTTTAGGTGAAGCTGTTACTGATCAAAACGGTAAATTGATTGGTTTAGTTTATGCTTTGGACGGAGAGAATGTCGTTTTGCCGCTTTTAAATTTTAGTAATAAAATTGATGAAGCACTGAAAAATGGAAAAATATCACGCGTGAAAATAGGAATTAGTTATCTTGATTTAGGTCAGATGATGATCAATCCCGAAGTAGAAAAAAAATACCAAGGATTGCGTCGCGGAGTATTGGTTTATAAAAACATTTCCTTGGGAGCTATCGGAGTAGAAAAAGGCAGTCCGGCGCAAAAAGCTGGCCTGCAAATAGGTGATGTGATTTTGAAAGTTGAAGGAGAAGAAATAAATAGTGAAAATATATTTAGCCGCATGATTCAAGAGTATGGGGTTGGTACGGTTGTCGAGTTAACTGTTTGGCGAGAAGGGAGAGAAGAGAGGATAAATGTTACGCTTGAAGAATTTGTTTAA
- a CDS encoding PKD domain-containing protein, with protein sequence MKKVLLLTAVVLAVLFLGCAGEDTVLDKESASSIDDDDDNNDNDNNDNDTVDDDVDDDDDDDDDNDDNNDNDDNNDNDNNDNDTVDDDDDDDNDDDNDDDNDDNDNNDDDNDDTSPPSVCTVTLAGTELFIYYPEQPIDLVDFGCDDPGTACDLLTVTLNPQGGHIYHVVVPAGNYDSARPKTLAGGYFNLSACEYYGEVSWTPTCDGGIVDFTPGVFKGVDVDFSYMPTIGMVGEVMNFFDQSCTSPLVDPVDLQYYWSFGDGTTPGFGADVNHTYATAGSYVVHLDIYDGVYTYATQKVVYVIAPVQCYNNSDCDDGVFCNGQEVCVGGSCVAGDTPCGDDSVFCNGVEGCNENTDNCTSSGYPCGDDGVFCNGQETCNESVNSCAHTGNPCDTNGGEVCDENLAQCVIPPPTCDDNSDCDDGVFCNGQETCVGGTCFESAIDPCDDGHFCTIDSCDEATDMCGGAGSPCLPEETCDESTDECVAPVCTVEVDTMQCMAWRRYEGERFVIYDQGAIDEHLWKMVSGPFNGCSFFPEGDDDAARLTWCNSHYAMVDCAIAERHDGFWNCSFK encoded by the coding sequence ATGAAGAAAGTTCTTTTGTTAACCGCGGTTGTTTTAGCCGTGCTTTTTCTCGGCTGTGCCGGGGAGGATACGGTGTTGGATAAAGAGTCGGCATCGTCGATCGATGATGACGATGATAACAACGATAACGATAACAACGATAACGACACTGTCGACGATGATGTCGACGATGATGATGACGATGACGATGACAACGACGACAATAATGACAATGATGATAACAACGATAACGATAACAACGATAACGACACTGTCGACGATGATGACGACGATGACAATGACGATGACAATGACGATGACAACGACGACAACGATAACAACGACGATGATAACGACGACACTTCGCCGCCGTCGGTTTGCACGGTAACGCTAGCCGGAACCGAATTGTTCATTTACTACCCGGAACAACCGATTGATTTGGTTGACTTCGGGTGTGATGACCCGGGTACGGCGTGTGACCTGCTGACGGTCACACTGAATCCTCAGGGCGGGCATATTTATCATGTCGTGGTTCCGGCAGGGAATTACGACTCGGCGAGACCGAAGACGCTGGCAGGCGGGTATTTTAATCTGTCTGCTTGCGAATATTATGGTGAAGTCTCGTGGACGCCGACCTGCGACGGAGGTATTGTTGATTTCACACCCGGCGTTTTCAAGGGTGTGGATGTAGATTTCTCCTACATGCCAACGATCGGTATGGTGGGAGAAGTAATGAATTTTTTCGACCAGTCGTGCACTTCGCCGCTGGTTGATCCGGTGGATTTGCAGTATTATTGGTCCTTCGGCGACGGTACTACTCCGGGGTTTGGGGCGGACGTCAATCATACTTACGCCACCGCCGGCAGCTATGTCGTACATCTGGATATCTACGATGGCGTGTATACGTATGCGACCCAAAAAGTCGTTTATGTTATCGCGCCGGTCCAGTGTTATAACAACTCCGACTGTGACGATGGCGTTTTCTGCAACGGGCAGGAAGTATGTGTTGGCGGTAGTTGTGTCGCTGGCGACACCCCCTGTGGTGACGACAGTGTTTTCTGCAACGGCGTTGAAGGATGTAACGAAAACACGGATAACTGCACTTCCAGCGGTTATCCGTGTGGTGACGACGGTGTTTTCTGCAACGGGCAGGAAACATGTAATGAGTCGGTAAACAGTTGCGCGCACACCGGCAATCCTTGCGATACTAACGGTGGCGAGGTTTGCGACGAGAATCTCGCCCAGTGTGTGATCCCGCCGCCGACTTGCGACGACAACTCCGACTGTGACGATGGCGTTTTCTGCAACGGGCAGGAAACATGCGTTGGCGGGACATGTTTTGAATCCGCCATTGATCCTTGCGATGACGGTCATTTCTGCACGATTGATTCGTGCGACGAAGCGACTGACATGTGCGGGGGTGCGGGGTCTCCCTGTTTGCCGGAGGAGACCTGCGACGAGTCGACTGACGAGTGTGTAGCGCCGGTCTGCACTGTTGAGGTTGACACTATGCAATGCATGGCTTGGCGGCGATATGAAGGCGAACGCTTCGTGATCTACGATCAGGGAGCGATCGATGAACATTTGTGGAAGATGGTGAGCGGTCCGTTTAACGGCTGCTCGTTTTTCCCGGAGGGCGACGATGATGCCGCTCGACTAACGTGGTGTAATTCGCATTACGCCATGGTCGACTGCGCTATCGCCGAGCGCCATGACGGCTTTTGGAACTGCAGTTTCAAATAG
- a CDS encoding O-antigen ligase family protein, translating into MHKFSKEFVFTAIAILAISLFTVVSIFWSFNLLLYVFCFAIAGLAILKFPQVGVYAIIFCTMVFERWFTLQSLVWADQAIKFYPLDLIIVFTVISLFLHWKVGQRFVFAGKGLRWALWLWLAVITGSFIRSFSEVSADFSSSFSTFKNFAVYFVVYLLLVNIIKNKEQFDRMIKVMISAGVILVYFIVYGLVSGQGIWVEYVPLSTPGTRLLGGPHSFYLTALIIILINILAFRSKWTKTEYFYLTLLGVFFVGLLASLQRHLWLALILGLAITFFYYQAEQRKKFFQMIGFGLLVLLFVALLSFWLYSWQTTNFLTDAELTHSLQFRLFSFFTAESQDSSAMWRLASWQSAWQVFSANPLWGIGFGKRLNFDISGLEYNIEMRDLHNDFVGMAVQMGFFGILIILSLFYGLWRFFKNHYRKMLPEYKGHLLTFFTLAIMFLWSANFGIYFDINMLVVFFWVFLGSMVAVSRVGGK; encoded by the coding sequence ATGCATAAATTTTCTAAAGAGTTCGTATTTACCGCTATCGCGATATTGGCGATCAGTCTTTTTACGGTGGTTAGTATTTTTTGGTCTTTTAACCTGCTATTGTATGTATTTTGTTTTGCTATTGCCGGACTAGCTATTTTAAAATTTCCCCAAGTCGGCGTTTATGCGATTATATTTTGCACCATGGTTTTTGAGCGCTGGTTTACCTTGCAGTCTTTAGTTTGGGCGGATCAAGCGATAAAATTTTATCCCCTAGATTTAATTATCGTTTTTACTGTCATCTCTCTTTTTTTACACTGGAAGGTCGGTCAAAGGTTTGTCTTTGCCGGCAAGGGTTTGCGCTGGGCGTTGTGGCTTTGGCTGGCAGTGATTACCGGCAGTTTTATTCGTTCGTTTTCAGAGGTTAGTGCTGATTTTTCTTCTTCTTTTTCGACATTTAAAAATTTTGCCGTGTACTTTGTCGTTTATTTATTGTTAGTTAATATTATAAAAAACAAAGAACAGTTTGACCGGATGATAAAAGTCATGATTTCTGCCGGTGTGATTTTGGTTTATTTCATCGTCTACGGACTGGTCAGCGGACAGGGGATATGGGTCGAATATGTACCGTTATCAACTCCGGGAACGCGGTTGCTCGGCGGACCGCACAGTTTTTACCTGACAGCGTTGATAATCATTTTGATTAATATTTTAGCTTTTCGCAGTAAATGGACCAAGACCGAATATTTTTACCTGACTTTACTTGGCGTTTTTTTCGTCGGATTGCTTGCTTCACTGCAAAGACATTTATGGCTGGCGCTGATTCTGGGTTTAGCCATAACCTTTTTTTATTATCAGGCGGAGCAGAGAAAAAAGTTTTTTCAAATGATTGGCTTTGGTTTACTGGTTTTGCTTTTTGTCGCTCTTTTGTCGTTTTGGCTTTATTCCTGGCAGACGACTAATTTTTTGACCGACGCGGAGTTGACCCATTCTCTTCAATTCAGGCTGTTTTCTTTTTTTACTGCCGAAAGCCAGGATTCCAGCGCGATGTGGCGGCTAGCCTCCTGGCAATCAGCCTGGCAGGTATTCAGTGCTAATCCGCTCTGGGGTATTGGTTTTGGCAAGCGACTTAATTTTGATATTAGCGGTTTGGAATACAATATTGAAATGCGCGACCTGCATAACGATTTTGTCGGCATGGCGGTACAAATGGGTTTTTTTGGTATATTGATTATTTTGTCTTTGTTTTACGGTTTGTGGCGATTTTTCAAAAATCATTACAGAAAAATGTTACCTGAATATAAAGGCCATCTCTTGACATTTTTTACCTTAGCTATAATGTTTTTATGGTCTGCCAATTTTGGCATTTATTTTGACATCAATATGTTAGTGGTGTTTTTTTGGGTATTTTTGGGCAGTATGGTAGCGGTTAGCCGGGTTGGCGGAAAATAA
- a CDS encoding glycosyltransferase: protein MRVLQVNKFYYLARGAERYYFDLKKLLEDNGNEVIPFAMANIRNQATPYQDYFAKNVDLKRPNYSLDSLRKAKNIIYNRAAQQDVARLIIKTHPQLVHIHNIYHQLSPAILPVFKHFKLPVVMTIHDFKLICPNYSLFIGGKTCERCKVHRYYNCVLHRCLKNSFGASTVAAAEMYVHSALKTYQKNVDIFIAPSQFVKTKLVEWGWPTEKIKVIPHFTLPQPKLVLPRAKNYIFCFGALERGKGIEELIRALYSEKIDIDLHVAGEGSDRKNLEKLVDKYNLGYRVQFLGKLGEEQLKEEIRHCKFVVVPSIQYEAFGLTVLEAFSYGKPALVSTQGALPELIIGQVGRIFNPQKKGSLGANLRAMLDDPNLEQIGKNAQELARIKYGPQEHYQRIMDVYNQLLGGEKYETPPR from the coding sequence ATGAGAGTTTTACAGGTAAATAAATTTTATTATTTAGCTCGGGGCGCTGAGCGGTATTATTTTGATCTCAAAAAATTGCTTGAAGATAACGGCAACGAAGTGATTCCCTTTGCCATGGCTAATATCAGAAACCAAGCTACGCCTTATCAGGATTATTTTGCCAAGAATGTCGATTTAAAAAGACCAAATTATTCATTAGATTCGTTGAGAAAGGCTAAAAATATTATTTACAACCGCGCGGCGCAACAAGATGTGGCGCGTTTGATTATAAAAACTCATCCGCAACTTGTTCATATCCATAATATTTATCACCAGCTGTCACCGGCGATTTTGCCGGTTTTTAAGCATTTTAAACTGCCGGTGGTAATGACGATTCATGATTTTAAGTTGATTTGTCCTAATTACAGTTTGTTTATTGGTGGCAAAACTTGTGAACGGTGCAAGGTGCATCGTTATTACAATTGCGTCTTGCACCGTTGTCTCAAGAATTCTTTTGGCGCTTCGACTGTGGCGGCGGCGGAAATGTATGTTCACAGTGCTTTAAAAACTTATCAGAAAAATGTTGATATTTTTATTGCTCCCAGCCAGTTTGTCAAAACCAAACTCGTCGAGTGGGGATGGCCGACAGAAAAAATAAAAGTAATACCGCATTTTACTCTTCCACAACCAAAATTAGTCTTACCTAGGGCCAAAAATTATATTTTTTGTTTTGGCGCTTTGGAGCGCGGCAAGGGAATAGAAGAGTTAATTCGTGCTCTTTATAGTGAGAAAATAGATATCGATTTGCATGTCGCCGGTGAAGGGTCGGATCGTAAAAATTTGGAAAAATTGGTTGATAAATATAATTTGGGCTATCGAGTGCAGTTTTTGGGCAAGCTCGGAGAAGAGCAATTAAAAGAAGAAATTCGTCATTGTAAGTTCGTTGTTGTGCCATCTATACAATACGAAGCTTTTGGCTTAACCGTGTTGGAAGCTTTTAGCTATGGCAAGCCGGCGTTGGTATCCACCCAAGGTGCTTTGCCGGAACTGATCATCGGTCAGGTGGGCAGGATATTCAATCCACAGAAAAAAGGATCACTTGGTGCTAACTTACGGGCAATGCTAGACGATCCTAATTTGGAGCAAATAGGAAAAAACGCTCAAGAATTGGCGCGAATCAAATATGGACCGCAAGAGCATTATCAAAGGATAATGGATGTCTATAATCAATTATTAGGTGGGGAAAAATATGAAACGCCGCCGCGGTAA